The following coding sequences lie in one Cupriavidus sp. WKF15 genomic window:
- a CDS encoding ABC transporter permease: MSLPVTEPRATATPAAPAPPEGAAPPARPRRPSLLARFARNRVAAAALAVLLALMLVAVFAGVISPQNPYDLATVSVIDSELPPGAVGYDGQTHYWLGTDGAGRDLVSAIFYGIRISVAVGVISAVVALLVGAAIGLVAAYCGGVVDALIMRIVDLQLSLPAILVALILLAVLGQGVDKTLMALVIVQWAYFARTVRGSAQVERRKDYVEAALGQGLPAWRVMFRHILPNCMAPLVVTATLQIAHAITLEATMSFLGIGLPRTQPSLGMLIANGFEYMLSNKYWISIFPGVALVLLIGAINLVGDRLRRVLNPRNEG, from the coding sequence ATGTCCCTTCCCGTTACTGAACCGCGCGCCACGGCTACGCCGGCGGCGCCGGCGCCCCCAGAGGGCGCGGCGCCGCCGGCACGGCCGCGACGGCCATCCTTACTCGCACGCTTCGCACGCAATCGCGTGGCGGCGGCAGCGCTGGCGGTATTGCTCGCGCTCATGCTGGTTGCCGTGTTCGCGGGCGTGATCAGTCCGCAGAATCCCTACGACCTGGCCACGGTGTCCGTCATCGATTCCGAACTGCCGCCCGGCGCAGTCGGCTATGACGGCCAGACGCACTACTGGCTCGGCACCGACGGCGCCGGACGCGACCTGGTCAGCGCCATCTTCTATGGCATCCGCATCAGCGTCGCCGTCGGCGTGATCAGCGCCGTGGTGGCGCTGCTGGTGGGGGCCGCCATCGGGCTGGTCGCCGCCTACTGCGGCGGCGTCGTCGACGCGCTGATCATGCGCATCGTGGACCTGCAACTGAGCCTGCCTGCCATCCTCGTCGCGCTGATCCTGCTCGCGGTGCTGGGGCAGGGCGTGGACAAGACGCTGATGGCGCTGGTGATCGTGCAGTGGGCCTACTTCGCACGCACAGTGCGCGGCTCGGCGCAGGTGGAGCGGCGCAAGGATTATGTCGAAGCCGCGCTGGGCCAGGGCCTGCCGGCATGGCGCGTGATGTTCCGGCACATCCTGCCCAATTGCATGGCGCCGCTGGTCGTGACCGCCACGCTGCAGATTGCTCACGCGATCACGCTGGAAGCGACCATGAGCTTCCTTGGCATCGGCCTGCCGCGCACCCAGCCGTCGCTGGGCATGCTGATCGCCAACGGCTTCGAATACATGCTGTCGAACAAATACTGGATCAGCATCTTCCCGGGCGTGGCCCTGGTGCTGCTGATCGGCGCCATCAACCTGGTGGGCGACCGGCTGCGCCGCGTGCTCAACCCGCGCAACGAGGGCTGA
- a CDS encoding ABC transporter permease — MLETLLKRLLQSIAVLWIMSVLTFCAVNLIGDPVHLLVSPTATEQEIAEARHSLGLDQPVQQQYLHFVQGALRGDLGDSFIYNRPAIELIVSRVPATLELAVTALLLSLAIGIPMGIFAGLKPNSRLSRLLMACSLGGVIMPTFWIGMIGILLFSVNLGWLPSGGRGPVSTVLGMPLSVTSWEGIRFLLLPALTLSLFKISLVARLTEAGTREVAGQEYIKFARAKGVGGARLVLRHVVPNVLIPIVTVVGLEFGHLIAFSVVTESVFSWPGMGKLIIDSVLALDRPVVVAYLLVTLVLFVVLNLIVDLLYVVLDPRLRHKAA; from the coding sequence ATGCTGGAAACCCTTCTCAAACGGCTGCTGCAGAGCATCGCGGTGCTCTGGATCATGTCGGTCCTGACCTTCTGCGCCGTCAACCTGATCGGCGACCCGGTGCACCTGCTGGTGAGCCCGACGGCGACCGAGCAGGAGATCGCCGAAGCGCGCCACTCGCTCGGGCTGGACCAGCCGGTCCAGCAGCAGTACCTGCATTTCGTGCAGGGCGCGCTGCGCGGCGACCTGGGCGATTCCTTCATCTACAACCGGCCGGCCATCGAGCTGATCGTCAGCCGCGTTCCGGCGACGCTGGAACTGGCGGTGACCGCGCTGCTGCTGTCGCTGGCCATCGGCATCCCGATGGGGATCTTCGCCGGCCTCAAGCCCAACAGCCGCCTGTCGCGGCTGCTGATGGCGTGCTCGCTCGGCGGCGTGATCATGCCCACGTTCTGGATCGGCATGATCGGCATCCTGCTGTTCTCGGTGAACCTGGGCTGGCTGCCGTCGGGCGGCCGCGGTCCGGTCAGCACGGTGCTGGGCATGCCGCTGTCCGTGACGAGCTGGGAGGGCATCCGCTTCCTGCTGCTGCCGGCGCTGACGCTGTCGCTGTTCAAGATCTCGCTGGTTGCGCGCCTGACCGAGGCCGGCACGCGCGAGGTGGCCGGGCAGGAGTACATCAAGTTCGCCCGGGCCAAGGGTGTGGGCGGCGCGCGGCTGGTGCTGCGCCATGTGGTGCCCAATGTGCTGATTCCCATCGTGACCGTGGTGGGGCTCGAATTCGGCCACCTGATCGCGTTCTCGGTGGTCACCGAATCGGTGTTCTCGTGGCCCGGCATGGGCAAGCTCATCATCGACTCGGTGCTGGCGCTGGACCGCCCGGTGGTGGTGGCCTACCTGCTGGTCACGCTGGTGCTGTTCGTGGTGCTCAACCTGATCGTCGACCTGCTCTATGTGGTGCTCGATCCGCGCCTGCGCCACAAGGCGGCCTGA
- a CDS encoding IclR family transcriptional regulator, giving the protein MTYIVDAVDEALGLLMLVAEHPSLGVTELARRAGLTKARAFRLLSTLEHRGMIAREAPAAVYKLSYNALLVGNAAREQVDLIKLVTPSLAALGAACGENVIVRVRDGLESVCVARHESSQSVRVHTEVGNRRPLHVGASGKLLLAFGGETLIDAVLANAPQRFTDKTIVDPQALRDELAAIRAAGYAVSLGEREPDAVSAAAPLRDHTGATVASLSIASPASRTTQEVLDRHVAMVVEQAAVLSRSLGHTGA; this is encoded by the coding sequence ATGACATACATCGTTGACGCCGTGGACGAGGCCCTCGGCCTGTTGATGCTGGTGGCCGAGCATCCGTCGCTGGGCGTGACCGAGCTCGCGCGCCGCGCCGGGCTGACCAAGGCGCGCGCGTTCCGGCTGCTGAGCACGCTTGAGCACCGCGGCATGATCGCGCGCGAGGCGCCGGCGGCGGTCTACAAGCTGAGCTACAACGCCTTGCTGGTCGGCAATGCCGCGCGCGAGCAAGTCGACCTGATCAAGCTGGTCACGCCGAGCCTCGCCGCGCTGGGTGCCGCTTGCGGTGAGAACGTGATCGTGCGCGTGCGTGACGGGCTGGAATCGGTCTGCGTGGCGCGCCATGAGTCGTCGCAATCGGTGCGCGTGCATACGGAGGTCGGCAACCGGCGTCCGCTGCATGTGGGCGCCTCCGGCAAGCTGCTGCTCGCCTTTGGCGGCGAGACCCTGATCGACGCGGTGCTGGCGAACGCGCCGCAGCGCTTCACCGACAAGACCATTGTCGATCCGCAGGCGCTGCGCGACGAACTGGCCGCCATCCGCGCCGCGGGCTACGCGGTGTCGCTTGGCGAGCGCGAGCCCGATGCCGTGTCGGCCGCTGCGCCGTTGCGCGACCATACCGGCGCCACGGTGGCTTCGCTAAGCATTGCCAGTCCGGCCAGCCGTACCACGCAAGAAGTGCTGGATCGCCACGTGGCCATGGTCGTCGAACAGGCGGCCGTCTTGTCGCGCTCGCTCGGTCACACGGGCGCCTGA
- a CDS encoding glycoside hydrolase family 15 protein, protein MAASIEDYALIGDCETAALVCRDGSIDWLCLPRFDSAACLAALLGTRDHGRWRIAPAGRGGRSRRHYRPGSLVLETVFVHPEGVVTVIDFMPIRLGMSNSGECSDLVRIVCGRSGKLDMKMDLTLRFDYGATVPWVTRLEQGNGIRAVAGPAMVIVRSPEPLRGKDLATTCEFTVEAGEVKPFVLTYSPSHLAAPPPLDALKELERTGRWWRDWSNRCEGGGDWRGPVRRSLLTLKALTYWPTGGLVAAPTTSLPEAPGGVRNWDYRYCWLRDATRTLLALMAAGYYDEAQAWRAWLTRAVAGSPEQAQIMYGVAGERHLWERELDWLPGYKGAAPVRVGNLAATQLQLDVYGEVMDALYQARLGGLPRDPDSWALQRSLVNHLAAIWQEPDEGIWEVRGGRQPFTFSKVMAWVALDRAIKTVEMHDWPGSASRWRTVRDTIRADVLVNGFNTRRNSFVQVYGGSTTDASLLLLPIVGFIDGKDPRMLGTIKAVEEELLVDGLVRRYLPSRTADGLPGDEPTFLACSFWLADAYAVAGRRQEACELFERLLLLRNDVGLLSEEYDPATRRMAGNFPQALSHIALVNTALLLDKGVRRA, encoded by the coding sequence GTGGCTGCTTCCATCGAGGACTACGCACTGATTGGCGATTGCGAAACGGCAGCGCTGGTCTGCCGTGACGGCAGCATCGACTGGCTCTGCCTGCCGCGCTTCGATTCCGCGGCCTGCCTGGCCGCCTTGCTAGGCACGCGCGATCACGGACGCTGGCGCATCGCACCTGCTGGCCGCGGCGGCAGGAGCCGGCGCCACTACCGGCCCGGCAGCCTGGTGCTCGAAACCGTCTTTGTCCATCCGGAAGGCGTCGTCACCGTGATCGACTTCATGCCGATCCGCCTTGGCATGTCCAATTCCGGCGAGTGTTCTGATCTTGTCCGGATCGTATGCGGCCGTAGCGGCAAGCTCGACATGAAGATGGATCTGACGCTGCGCTTCGACTACGGCGCGACGGTGCCGTGGGTGACCCGGCTCGAACAAGGCAACGGCATCCGCGCCGTGGCGGGCCCCGCCATGGTGATCGTGCGCTCGCCCGAGCCACTGCGCGGGAAGGACCTCGCCACGACCTGCGAGTTCACGGTAGAGGCCGGCGAGGTGAAGCCATTCGTGCTGACCTACAGTCCCTCGCACCTTGCCGCGCCGCCCCCGCTCGATGCACTGAAGGAACTCGAACGCACAGGCCGTTGGTGGCGAGACTGGTCCAACCGGTGCGAGGGGGGCGGTGACTGGAGGGGGCCGGTCAGGCGCTCGCTGCTGACTCTCAAGGCGCTCACCTACTGGCCGACCGGCGGCCTCGTCGCGGCCCCGACCACTTCGCTGCCCGAAGCGCCTGGCGGCGTACGCAACTGGGACTACCGCTACTGCTGGCTGCGCGACGCGACGCGAACCCTGCTGGCGCTCATGGCCGCCGGCTACTATGACGAAGCCCAGGCCTGGCGCGCCTGGCTCACCCGCGCCGTCGCCGGCAGTCCCGAGCAGGCCCAGATCATGTATGGCGTAGCCGGAGAGCGGCACCTGTGGGAACGGGAGCTCGACTGGCTGCCGGGGTACAAGGGCGCCGCCCCGGTACGCGTCGGCAACCTTGCCGCGACCCAGCTCCAGCTCGACGTCTATGGCGAAGTCATGGACGCGCTGTACCAGGCGCGCCTTGGCGGCCTGCCCCGCGATCCCGACTCGTGGGCATTGCAGCGCTCGCTGGTCAACCACCTTGCCGCGATCTGGCAGGAACCCGACGAGGGAATCTGGGAAGTGCGCGGCGGGCGGCAGCCGTTCACCTTCTCCAAGGTCATGGCCTGGGTCGCGCTGGACCGGGCCATCAAGACCGTCGAGATGCACGACTGGCCGGGCTCCGCCTCACGCTGGCGCACCGTGCGGGACACCATACGCGCCGACGTGCTCGTCAATGGCTTCAATACCAGGCGCAACAGCTTCGTGCAGGTCTACGGCGGCAGTACCACCGACGCCAGCCTGCTGCTCCTGCCGATCGTCGGCTTCATCGACGGCAAGGACCCGCGCATGCTCGGCACGATCAAGGCCGTCGAGGAAGAACTGCTGGTCGACGGGCTGGTGCGGCGGTACCTGCCGTCGCGCACGGCGGACGGCCTGCCCGGCGACGAGCCGACCTTCCTTGCCTGCAGCTTCTGGCTGGCGGACGCCTATGCCGTGGCCGGACGCCGGCAGGAGGCATGCGAATTGTTCGAGCGCCTCCTGCTGCTGCGTAATGACGTCGGACTGCTGTCGGAAGAGTATGACCCGGCCACGCGCCGCATGGCTGGCAATTTTCCGCAGGCCCTGTCGCATATCGCCCTGGTCAATACTGCCTTGCTGCTCGACAAGGGCGTCAGGCGCGCCTGA
- a CDS encoding branched-chain amino acid ABC transporter permease, producing MPKTALYGLLLLGLLAAPLAGAYPVFVLKVLCFALFACAFNLLIGYTGLLSFGHAAFFGGAGYVAGQAMKAWGVTPEFGLILGTGTGALIGLVMGTLAIRRQGIYFSMITLALAQMLYFLCLQAPFTGGEDGLQGIPRGRLFGVLSLEGDLALYYVALAIVVAAFALIVRTVHSPLGQILKAIRENEPRAVSLGYDVDRFKLAAFVLSAALSGLAGSLKALVLGFETLTDVHWSMSGAVILMTLVGGLGTLAGPIVGAFVIVALENKLGDIGSYLAVGTGVDWFNGLGESVSMVTGLIFVFCVLTFRKGIVGQFGGRAREGG from the coding sequence ATGCCGAAGACGGCCCTGTATGGCCTGCTCCTGCTTGGCCTGCTGGCCGCGCCGCTGGCGGGCGCCTATCCGGTGTTCGTGCTGAAGGTGCTTTGCTTCGCGCTGTTCGCATGTGCGTTCAACTTGCTGATCGGCTATACGGGCTTGCTCTCCTTCGGGCATGCCGCGTTCTTTGGCGGCGCCGGCTATGTCGCGGGCCAGGCCATGAAAGCGTGGGGCGTGACGCCGGAGTTCGGCCTGATCCTCGGCACAGGGACGGGCGCGCTGATCGGGCTGGTCATGGGCACGCTGGCCATTCGGCGCCAGGGCATCTACTTTTCGATGATCACGCTGGCGCTCGCGCAGATGCTGTATTTCCTGTGCCTGCAGGCGCCGTTCACGGGCGGGGAGGACGGGCTGCAAGGCATCCCGCGCGGCAGGCTGTTCGGCGTGTTGTCGCTGGAAGGCGATCTCGCGCTGTACTACGTGGCGCTGGCCATTGTGGTGGCAGCGTTCGCCTTGATCGTGCGCACGGTGCATTCGCCGTTAGGCCAGATCCTGAAGGCGATCAGGGAGAACGAGCCGCGCGCGGTCTCGCTTGGCTATGACGTCGACCGCTTCAAGCTCGCGGCGTTCGTGCTCTCGGCGGCGCTGTCGGGGCTGGCCGGATCGCTGAAGGCACTCGTGCTTGGTTTCGAGACTCTGACGGACGTCCACTGGTCGATGTCCGGCGCGGTGATCCTGATGACGCTGGTCGGCGGCCTCGGCACGCTTGCTGGCCCCATAGTCGGCGCATTCGTGATCGTGGCGCTGGAGAACAAGCTTGGGGACATCGGGAGCTACCTTGCCGTGGGAACTGGCGTGGACTGGTTCAACGGCCTCGGCGAGTCGGTGTCGATGGTGACGGGGTTGATCTTCGTCTTTTGCGTGCTGACGTTCCGCAAGGGCATCGTCGGACAGTTCGGCGGGCGAGCGCGCGAAGGGGGGTGA
- a CDS encoding branched-chain amino acid ABC transporter permease: protein MELFNIPLSALLSQLLLGLVNGAFYAMLSLGLAVIFGLLNVINFAHGALFMLGALLAWAGMAYAGLGYWVMLLLSPLVVMALGMLIEKTMLRWLYQLDHIYGLLLTLGITLVIEGVFRSAYGVSGLPYAPPAVLQGATDLGFLRLPDYRAWVVAASLGACLGTWYLIERTRVGSVLRAGTENARVVEAFGVNVPLMVTLTYGFGVALAAFAGVLAAPVMQVSPLMGQNLIIVVFAVVVIGGMGSITGSILTGLGLGVIEGLTKLFYPEASSTVVFIIMALVLLVRPAGLFGKEK, encoded by the coding sequence GTGGAACTGTTCAATATCCCGCTTTCCGCGCTGCTGTCCCAGCTCTTGCTGGGGCTTGTCAATGGCGCGTTCTACGCGATGCTGAGCCTTGGGCTGGCCGTGATCTTCGGCCTGCTCAATGTCATCAACTTCGCGCACGGCGCACTGTTCATGCTCGGCGCGTTGCTGGCGTGGGCCGGCATGGCCTACGCCGGGCTCGGTTACTGGGTGATGCTGCTGCTCTCGCCGCTGGTGGTGATGGCGCTTGGCATGCTCATCGAGAAGACGATGCTGCGCTGGCTCTACCAGCTCGACCACATCTACGGCCTGCTGCTCACGCTGGGGATCACGCTCGTGATCGAGGGCGTATTCCGCTCGGCCTATGGTGTGTCGGGCTTGCCGTATGCCCCGCCTGCCGTGCTGCAAGGTGCGACCGACCTTGGCTTCTTGCGTCTGCCCGACTATCGCGCATGGGTCGTAGCTGCGTCGCTGGGCGCGTGCCTCGGCACGTGGTACCTGATCGAGAGGACCCGTGTCGGCAGCGTCCTGCGCGCGGGCACCGAGAACGCCAGGGTGGTGGAAGCGTTCGGCGTCAACGTGCCGCTGATGGTGACCCTGACCTATGGCTTCGGCGTGGCGCTGGCGGCCTTTGCCGGCGTGCTGGCCGCGCCGGTCATGCAGGTGTCGCCGCTGATGGGGCAGAACCTGATCATCGTAGTCTTCGCGGTGGTGGTGATCGGCGGCATGGGGTCGATCACGGGATCGATCCTGACCGGCCTCGGGCTCGGCGTGATCGAAGGCCTCACCAAGTTGTTCTATCCGGAGGCATCGTCGACCGTGGTGTTCATCATCATGGCGCTGGTGTTGCTGGTGCGCCCGGCAGGGCTGTTCGGAAAGGAGAAATGA
- a CDS encoding ABC transporter ATP-binding protein, protein MTTSSVPALEIKDLHAWYGESHILHGVDLTVNRGEVVTLLGRNGAGRTTTLRAIMGLTGARKGSIKVNGHETIGLATHKIAHYGIGYCPEERAIFSSLSCEENLMLPPVLKGADKGMSEAEIYEMFPNLKERRQSQGTRLSGGEQQMLAVGRILRTGANLLLLDEISEGLAPVIVQALARMILMLKKKGYTVVMVEQNFRFAAPLADRFYVMEHGSIVERFAASELEGKMPVLHELLGV, encoded by the coding sequence ATGACGACATCCAGCGTACCGGCGCTCGAGATCAAGGACCTGCACGCCTGGTACGGCGAATCGCACATCCTGCACGGCGTGGACCTGACCGTGAACCGCGGCGAGGTGGTGACGCTGCTGGGCCGCAACGGCGCGGGCCGCACCACCACGCTGCGCGCGATCATGGGCCTGACTGGCGCGCGCAAGGGCTCGATCAAGGTCAACGGCCACGAGACCATCGGCCTGGCGACGCACAAGATCGCGCACTACGGCATCGGCTATTGCCCGGAAGAGCGGGCGATCTTCTCGAGCCTGTCGTGCGAGGAGAACCTGATGCTGCCGCCGGTGCTGAAGGGCGCCGACAAGGGCATGAGCGAGGCCGAGATCTACGAGATGTTCCCGAACCTGAAGGAGCGCCGCCAGAGCCAGGGCACGCGCCTGTCGGGCGGCGAGCAGCAGATGCTGGCGGTCGGGCGCATCCTGCGCACCGGCGCGAACCTGCTGCTGCTTGACGAGATCTCGGAGGGTCTGGCGCCGGTGATCGTACAGGCGCTCGCGCGCATGATCCTGATGCTCAAGAAGAAGGGCTATACGGTGGTGATGGTGGAGCAGAACTTCCGCTTCGCCGCGCCGCTGGCCGACCGCTTCTATGTGATGGAGCACGGCAGCATCGTCGAGCGCTTCGCGGCGAGCGAGCTGGAGGGGAAGATGCCGGTGCTGCATGAATTGCTGGGCGTATAG
- a CDS encoding ABC transporter ATP-binding protein produces the protein MPHEDLILETRSLAKSFRGFTAVSDVNLRVRRGSIHALIGPNGAGKTTCFNLLTKFLEPTTGTILFNGVDITREKPAQIARRGVIRSFQISAVFPHLTVMENVRIGLQRQMGTAFQFWRSERSLDVLNDRAMELLEQVGLTEFAQTVTVNLPYGRKRALEIATTLAMEPELMLLDEPTQGMGHEDVDRVTQLIRKVSAGRTILMVEHNMNVVSSIADKITVLQRGAILAEGPYAEVSKDPRVMEAYMGTADAELQGAH, from the coding sequence ATGCCCCATGAAGATCTGATACTCGAAACCCGCAGCCTGGCGAAGTCCTTCCGGGGCTTCACCGCGGTGAGCGACGTCAACCTGCGCGTGCGCCGCGGCTCGATCCATGCGCTGATCGGGCCCAACGGCGCCGGCAAGACCACCTGCTTCAACCTGCTCACCAAGTTCCTGGAGCCGACCACCGGCACCATCCTCTTCAACGGCGTCGACATCACGCGCGAGAAGCCTGCGCAGATCGCGCGCCGCGGCGTGATCCGCTCGTTCCAGATCTCGGCCGTATTCCCGCACCTGACGGTGATGGAGAACGTGCGCATCGGCCTGCAGCGCCAGATGGGCACCGCGTTCCAGTTCTGGCGCAGCGAACGTTCGCTCGACGTGCTCAATGATCGCGCGATGGAGCTGCTGGAGCAGGTCGGCCTGACCGAGTTCGCGCAGACCGTCACGGTGAACCTGCCGTACGGGCGCAAGCGCGCGCTGGAGATCGCCACCACGCTCGCGATGGAGCCCGAGCTGATGCTGCTCGACGAACCCACGCAGGGCATGGGCCACGAGGACGTGGACCGCGTCACGCAGCTGATCAGGAAGGTCTCGGCGGGCCGCACCATCCTGATGGTCGAGCACAACATGAACGTGGTGTCGTCGATCGCCGACAAGATCACCGTGCTGCAGCGTGGCGCGATCCTCGCTGAAGGGCCGTACGCTGAAGTGTCGAAAGACCCGCGCGTGATGGAGGCCTACATGGGCACCGCCGACGCCGAGCTGCAAGGCGCGCACTGA
- a CDS encoding DUF2848 domain-containing protein has translation MKTLTFDIDSTQARENRTFTIRQLVVAGWTGRDVAAMEAHIRELEELGVRRPAYTPVFYRVAAERLGAAGQIQVSGQASSGEAEFLLVKDGDEVLVGIASDHTDREVETYGITVSKQMCEKPCAATLWRLADVEGHWDALVLRSYATIGGERVLYQEGPVTAMRAPADLIARFAEHGGEFADGTAMLCGTLPAIGGIRAAERFEIELEDPVLGRTLRHGYEIVSLPVQG, from the coding sequence ATGAAAACGCTCACCTTCGATATCGACAGCACCCAGGCGCGGGAGAACCGCACCTTCACCATCCGCCAGCTCGTGGTCGCGGGCTGGACCGGGCGCGACGTCGCCGCCATGGAAGCCCATATCCGCGAGCTGGAGGAACTGGGCGTCAGGCGCCCCGCGTACACACCGGTCTTCTATCGCGTGGCGGCGGAACGGCTCGGCGCAGCCGGGCAGATCCAGGTCAGCGGCCAGGCCAGCAGCGGCGAGGCGGAGTTCCTGCTGGTGAAGGATGGCGACGAGGTGCTAGTCGGTATTGCCTCCGACCACACCGACCGCGAGGTGGAAACCTATGGCATCACCGTGTCCAAGCAGATGTGCGAAAAGCCATGCGCCGCGACGCTGTGGCGCCTGGCCGATGTGGAGGGCCACTGGGATGCGCTGGTGCTGCGCTCGTACGCCACCATCGGCGGTGAACGCGTGCTGTACCAGGAGGGTCCGGTGACGGCCATGCGCGCGCCGGCCGATCTCATCGCCCGCTTTGCCGAGCACGGCGGCGAGTTTGCCGACGGCACGGCCATGCTGTGCGGCACCTTGCCCGCGATCGGTGGCATCCGGGCGGCCGAGCGCTTCGAGATCGAGCTGGAGGACCCGGTCCTGGGCCGCACGCTGCGGCACGGGTATGAGATCGTCTCGCTGCCGGTCCAGGGCTGA
- a CDS encoding ABC transporter substrate-binding protein yields MPAMRIGAAVLAGAMLYAAPARSAKAAEVPRISDGVVKIGVLTDMSSIFSDIGGKGSAVAAQMAVEDFGGKVLGAPVLVVSADHQNKTDVAATLARGWFDNQKVDVIQDALPSSVALAVSNLGKLKHKIVIASGAGTTRLSNEDCSPYTVQYSYDTYAFAANTVKALAKSGDKSWYFLMVDYALGTSLEKDATDALASAGGKLTGKARHPINSADLSSYLLQAQASGAKVIGLANAGADTVNAIKTAADFGIGIGGKQKLAGLHMFISDIHSLGLQAAQGMLLTTSFYWDRDDATRAWSQRFYERTKRMPTLVQAGVYSSTMHYLKAIQAAQTDDSDAVMAKMREMPVNDFFAKDGRIRADGLMVHDMYLVEVKRPDESKRPWDFYKIKSVIPASEAFRPLSASHCPLVRK; encoded by the coding sequence ATGCCTGCAATGCGAATCGGCGCGGCCGTCCTGGCCGGTGCCATGCTATATGCCGCCCCTGCGAGGTCCGCGAAGGCCGCGGAGGTGCCCCGAATCAGCGACGGCGTCGTCAAGATCGGCGTGCTCACGGACATGTCCTCGATCTTCTCGGATATCGGCGGCAAGGGATCGGCAGTGGCTGCCCAGATGGCCGTGGAGGACTTCGGCGGCAAGGTGCTTGGCGCGCCCGTACTGGTCGTCAGCGCCGATCACCAGAACAAGACCGATGTCGCCGCGACGCTGGCGCGCGGCTGGTTCGACAACCAGAAGGTGGATGTCATCCAGGACGCGCTGCCTTCGTCGGTGGCGCTGGCCGTGTCGAACCTTGGCAAGCTCAAGCACAAGATCGTCATTGCCAGCGGCGCGGGGACCACGCGCCTGAGCAACGAGGATTGCTCGCCCTACACGGTGCAGTACTCGTATGACACGTATGCCTTCGCTGCCAACACGGTGAAAGCGCTGGCGAAGTCGGGAGACAAGAGCTGGTACTTCCTGATGGTCGACTATGCGCTCGGCACGTCGCTGGAGAAGGATGCAACGGATGCGCTGGCGAGCGCAGGTGGCAAGCTGACGGGCAAGGCCAGGCATCCGATCAACTCGGCGGACCTGTCGTCCTATCTGCTGCAGGCGCAGGCCTCCGGCGCGAAGGTGATCGGTCTGGCCAATGCCGGCGCGGATACCGTGAATGCGATCAAGACTGCAGCGGACTTTGGCATTGGCATTGGCGGCAAGCAGAAGCTTGCCGGCCTGCACATGTTCATCAGCGACATCCACAGTCTCGGTCTGCAGGCTGCACAGGGCATGCTGCTCACCACATCGTTCTACTGGGACCGCGACGATGCCACGCGTGCGTGGTCGCAGCGCTTCTACGAGCGCACCAAGCGCATGCCCACGCTGGTCCAGGCTGGCGTGTACTCGTCGACCATGCATTACCTCAAGGCCATCCAGGCAGCGCAGACCGATGACAGCGACGCCGTCATGGCCAAGATGCGCGAGATGCCTGTCAATGACTTCTTTGCGAAGGACGGCCGGATCCGCGCAGACGGCCTGATGGTCCACGACATGTACCTCGTCGAGGTCAAGCGCCCGGACGAGTCAAAGCGTCCGTGGGACTTCTACAAGATCAAGAGCGTGATTCCCGCGAGCGAGGCGTTCCGCCCACTCAGCGCGAGCCACTGTCCGCTCGTGCGCAAGTAA